In Pseudomonadales bacterium, a single window of DNA contains:
- a CDS encoding Rne/Rng family ribonuclease encodes MLINATQPEELRVALVDGQRLYDLDIESGSREQKKASIYRGKITRVEPSLEAAFIDFGAERHGFLPLKEISREYFLKQPSEIKGRVNIKDVIKEGQELIVQVEKEERGNKGAALTTFISLAGRYLVLMPNNPRAGGISRRIEGEDRTELRDALAQLTIPEETGVIVRTAGVGKSSEELQWDLEYLLQLWDAVTKAALENRAPFLVYQENNLIIRAIRDYLRQDIAEVIIDDPTVHQEAQQFISQVMPQYQSKIKLYQDKVPLFNRYHIESQIETAFQREVKLPSGGSIVIDPTEALISIDINSARATKGSDIEETALNTNLEAAEEIARQLRLRDMGGLVVIDFIDMMNNRNQREVETQLRNALKVDRARIQVGRISRFGLLEMSRQRLRPSLGETSTIVCPRCNGNGTIRGVESLSLSVMRLIEEESFKDRTEQIHAILPVSVATFLLNEKRQNVADIEKRRGVKILIIPNPNMETPHFEVQRIRDDNEIIHTTDASYDLIEPDEEDSKPTTIVSSPKRAVAAVKTVIPSNPHPTRPVEVEHSEKPSLIKRFFGALLGSPESKPATVETKPDSSKAKPSSVKPEQQKRPPRRNSKGGSTEGGETTRTRNRKSGGNRQPAKTRKPASEEEVKEATPAAAAGAASANKNVRTRGGNRSPQRRERNRGGQPKENSDVQSANNATPQTQAQDKTSAKSGSHPARQSSTSTVSEPEKSPSFNTTESKKLGKETQATTNLAAVTASVDMAKAQEAVDNETKAPRPEEKLFVQPTVPEAAAASETNVAQDNSGNKNDEGNKPERVTVPTQDMAPESAAQTDLAATPNKLGQMPAEKTEQLILEEPAPSRKEPTSVVVETAAKDEQSQAVSATSENTASGAEGSETTAVSTPEDTKPPAPHKPQRAPNDPREIKRRQQEQEKLAAQKPSPDAVTEKPEIIGDTQAEPSVERVEAAETATVIALPTNDSPDVETKHSDSQPEISTSFLESKNLKLSLENAEAINVTLEPKPTEPEEQTKEPIKEDTPDDEQLAKSDKTTNPPEDNLTQKV; translated from the coding sequence ATGTTAATTAATGCAACTCAACCAGAAGAGTTGCGTGTCGCACTTGTCGATGGACAGCGGCTATACGATCTGGATATCGAATCCGGTTCCCGCGAGCAGAAAAAAGCCAGCATATACCGAGGTAAAATCACACGGGTAGAACCCAGCCTAGAAGCGGCCTTCATCGATTTCGGCGCTGAGCGTCACGGCTTCCTTCCACTAAAAGAAATTTCACGCGAGTATTTCCTCAAACAGCCTTCTGAAATCAAAGGCCGGGTAAACATCAAAGATGTTATCAAGGAAGGCCAGGAACTAATCGTCCAGGTGGAAAAAGAAGAGCGCGGCAATAAGGGCGCAGCACTAACCACTTTTATCAGCCTGGCTGGTCGTTATCTGGTGCTAATGCCAAATAATCCACGTGCTGGCGGCATTTCAAGACGAATCGAAGGAGAGGATCGCACCGAGCTGAGAGATGCTTTGGCGCAACTGACCATACCCGAGGAAACCGGCGTTATCGTGCGTACTGCGGGTGTCGGAAAAAGCTCGGAAGAACTGCAATGGGATCTTGAGTACTTACTACAGCTTTGGGACGCCGTCACCAAAGCCGCATTGGAAAATCGTGCCCCCTTTTTGGTGTATCAAGAAAATAACTTAATTATCCGCGCGATTCGCGACTATCTAAGACAAGATATTGCTGAAGTGATCATTGATGATCCTACTGTCCACCAAGAGGCACAGCAGTTTATCAGCCAAGTAATGCCGCAGTACCAGAGCAAAATAAAGCTGTATCAGGACAAAGTACCTTTATTTAACCGTTATCACATTGAAAGCCAAATCGAAACCGCCTTTCAACGCGAGGTTAAATTGCCTTCTGGAGGCTCAATAGTCATCGACCCCACAGAAGCACTGATTTCCATTGATATCAACTCAGCTCGCGCCACCAAGGGTAGTGATATCGAAGAAACGGCCCTTAATACCAACCTTGAAGCTGCGGAAGAAATCGCTCGCCAATTACGTTTGCGCGACATGGGCGGCTTGGTAGTCATCGATTTCATTGACATGATGAACAACCGCAATCAGCGTGAAGTCGAAACACAACTGCGCAACGCTCTTAAGGTTGATAGAGCACGCATTCAGGTGGGTCGCATTTCCCGCTTTGGCCTATTGGAAATGTCTCGACAACGCCTGCGCCCTTCTTTGGGCGAAACCAGCACTATTGTTTGCCCACGCTGTAACGGCAACGGCACAATACGCGGTGTTGAGTCACTTTCGCTATCGGTCATGCGGCTAATAGAGGAGGAATCCTTTAAGGACCGCACTGAGCAAATACATGCTATTTTGCCAGTTTCAGTTGCCACCTTTTTGCTTAATGAAAAACGTCAGAATGTCGCCGATATTGAAAAGCGCCGTGGCGTTAAAATTCTCATCATCCCTAACCCTAATATGGAGACACCCCATTTTGAGGTACAACGCATTCGGGATGACAATGAGATCATTCATACCACCGATGCCAGTTACGACCTTATCGAACCGGATGAGGAAGACAGTAAGCCAACCACCATTGTGAGCAGCCCGAAACGAGCGGTTGCGGCCGTAAAAACCGTCATTCCTTCGAACCCTCACCCGACGAGACCCGTAGAGGTTGAGCATTCAGAGAAACCCAGCTTGATCAAACGGTTCTTTGGCGCTTTACTTGGTAGCCCTGAAAGTAAACCTGCAACCGTTGAAACAAAACCCGATTCATCAAAAGCAAAACCCAGCAGTGTTAAGCCTGAGCAACAAAAACGTCCACCAAGACGTAACAGTAAAGGTGGCAGTACTGAAGGCGGCGAGACAACTCGCACCAGAAATAGGAAAAGTGGCGGTAACCGCCAACCGGCAAAGACACGCAAACCGGCCTCTGAAGAAGAAGTTAAAGAAGCTACTCCAGCGGCGGCTGCAGGTGCGGCGTCCGCTAATAAAAATGTTCGTACACGGGGCGGCAATCGTTCACCGCAACGCCGTGAGCGTAATCGGGGGGGGCAACCAAAGGAGAACTCCGATGTTCAGTCGGCCAATAACGCTACGCCTCAAACCCAGGCTCAGGACAAGACCTCTGCTAAAAGTGGCAGTCACCCCGCGCGGCAATCATCCACAAGCACTGTTTCCGAGCCTGAAAAATCACCGTCCTTTAACACGACGGAAAGCAAAAAACTAGGTAAGGAAACGCAAGCTACCACAAATTTGGCGGCAGTAACCGCTAGCGTCGATATGGCAAAAGCCCAAGAAGCTGTTGATAACGAGACCAAAGCTCCCCGTCCTGAAGAGAAGCTGTTCGTGCAGCCAACCGTGCCGGAAGCGGCTGCAGCCTCTGAAACTAATGTTGCGCAGGACAACTCAGGTAACAAAAATGACGAGGGCAACAAGCCTGAGCGAGTAACGGTTCCGACGCAGGACATGGCGCCCGAATCGGCAGCTCAGACTGATCTAGCTGCGACACCGAACAAGCTGGGTCAGATGCCTGCAGAGAAGACCGAGCAGTTGATTTTGGAAGAACCAGCTCCGTCTCGAAAGGAACCTACTTCCGTGGTGGTGGAAACCGCAGCTAAAGATGAGCAGTCTCAAGCCGTATCTGCGACCTCAGAAAACACGGCAAGCGGTGCCGAAGGTTCAGAAACAACTGCTGTTAGCACCCCTGAGGATACAAAACCACCAGCTCCACATAAACCCCAGCGCGCGCCCAATGACCCAAGGGAAATAAAGCGCCGCCAACAGGAGCAGGAAAAGCTCGCCGCTCAGAAACCGTCACCGGACGCCGTTACCGAAAAGCCTGAAATAATCGGCGACACCCAGGCAGAACCCTCTGTAGAACGGGTTGAAGCGGCCGAGACAGCAACTGTTATCGCTTTGCCGACTAACGACAGTCCCGACGTCGAAACAAAACACTCGGACTCACAACCGGAAATTTCTACGTCATTTTTGGAAAGTAAAAACCTGAAGCTAAGTTTGGAAAATGCGGAAGCAATAAACGTTACTCTGGAGCCGAAACCAACTGAGCCAGAAGAACAAACCAAAGAACCTATAAAAGAGGATACGCCGGACGACGAACAGCTCGCGAAAAGCGATAAAACCACGAACCCGCCGGAAGATAATCTCACTCAAAAGGTATAA
- the rluC gene encoding 23S rRNA pseudouridine(955/2504/2580) synthase RluC, which produces MVNEKSSGGQKVRLVEIDEANEGQRLDNFLRTQLKGVPKTYIYRIIRKGEVRVNKGRIKPEYKLQSGDSVRIPPVRISESADQLHIHQGFAHSLEMAILYEDDQLIVINKPSGLAVHGGSGLQFGLIEALRKIRPQQRMLELVHRLDRDTSGCVMVAKKRSMLKFLHEALRGDSVQKYYKALVVGHWPNRKRLVDASLQKNVLKSGERMVTVTADGKRSKTEFQVCVHYPGYTLVEAKPITGRTHQIRVHCRHAGFPILGDEKYGDEGANKAAKQSGFKRLFLHAERLEIPRPDSAETLRITAPLAPDLTAWLGQLEQK; this is translated from the coding sequence ATGGTAAACGAAAAGAGTAGTGGCGGCCAAAAAGTCCGTCTAGTCGAAATAGACGAGGCCAATGAAGGCCAACGCCTGGATAATTTCTTACGCACGCAACTGAAGGGTGTGCCAAAAACTTATATTTATAGAATCATTCGTAAGGGTGAGGTACGCGTTAATAAAGGGCGGATTAAGCCTGAATATAAACTCCAATCAGGTGATTCTGTCCGTATTCCTCCGGTACGTATCAGTGAGTCTGCCGATCAACTGCATATCCATCAAGGTTTTGCACATAGTCTTGAAATGGCGATTCTCTATGAGGATGACCAGCTGATAGTGATTAACAAACCCTCCGGTCTTGCTGTTCATGGTGGAAGCGGCCTCCAGTTTGGCCTTATAGAAGCACTGCGCAAAATCCGGCCACAACAGCGTATGCTGGAATTAGTACATCGTTTGGATCGTGATACGTCAGGCTGTGTCATGGTGGCAAAAAAGCGTAGCATGTTGAAGTTCTTGCATGAAGCACTGCGGGGTGATTCGGTACAAAAGTACTACAAGGCACTGGTGGTAGGTCATTGGCCGAACCGTAAACGTTTGGTTGATGCATCGTTGCAGAAAAATGTACTGAAGTCGGGCGAACGCATGGTAACCGTAACCGCGGATGGCAAAAGATCGAAGACAGAGTTTCAAGTTTGTGTACACTATCCAGGTTATACCTTAGTAGAGGCCAAACCAATCACTGGTCGCACTCATCAAATTAGGGTGCATTGTCGTCATGCCGGTTTTCCCATCCTTGGCGACGAAAAATATGGTGATGAAGGCGCCAATAAGGCGGCTAAGCAATCAGGCTTTAAACGATTATTTTTGCATGCTGAGCGGCTTGAAATTCCCAGGCCTGATAGCGCGGAGACCTTGCGAATTACGGCTCCATTGGCGCCGGATCTCACCGCTTGGTTGGGCCAATTAGAACAAAAATAG
- a CDS encoding HAD-IA family hydrolase encodes MYSLIIFDWDGTLIDSAERIVTCMQIAMREVGLPVLSDHAIRQIIGLGLPEAFQQLYPGIDMREMERMRDFYAKHFIGNEIPASQLFPGVAESLDRLKTQGFQLAVATGKSRKGLNRVFSETPWGDYFCASRCADETRSKPHPQMIHELLDETGVVPKRALMVGDTEFDMEMAQLAGVDRVAVSYGVHETERLKKYEPVLVVDQINQLNDWLAQQQAAKFR; translated from the coding sequence TTGTATTCATTGATTATATTTGATTGGGATGGCACCCTAATTGACTCTGCTGAACGTATTGTAACCTGTATGCAGATTGCTATGCGTGAGGTGGGTTTGCCGGTGCTGAGTGATCATGCGATCCGCCAAATTATAGGTCTTGGGTTGCCGGAAGCGTTCCAGCAACTGTATCCGGGAATCGACATGCGTGAAATGGAACGCATGCGTGATTTTTATGCCAAACACTTTATCGGCAATGAAATACCGGCGTCACAATTATTTCCCGGCGTGGCGGAAAGTTTGGACAGGTTGAAAACCCAGGGGTTTCAGTTGGCGGTAGCGACGGGTAAGAGTAGAAAGGGATTAAATCGCGTATTTAGCGAAACACCCTGGGGAGATTATTTTTGCGCTAGCCGTTGTGCTGACGAAACTCGTTCCAAACCGCACCCTCAAATGATACATGAGTTATTGGATGAAACAGGGGTTGTGCCAAAACGTGCGCTCATGGTGGGTGATACCGAATTTGATATGGAAATGGCGCAATTGGCCGGTGTTGACCGAGTTGCCGTTAGCTACGGTGTGCATGAGACTGAACGACTTAAAAAATATGAGCCAGTTTTAGTAGTCGACCAAATTAATCAATTAAACGATTGGCTGGCACAGCAACAAGCAGCAAAATTTAGATGA
- a CDS encoding S49 family peptidase, translating into MSNNAWNEDERKQSDDGQGRQDKEWRLIEKLLLDAGKEQRRARRWGIAFKLLTFIYLFALLFLLSPNLDLSNAAKMSESHTALIDVQGVIAEGELAGADNIAKGLRDAFENNKTKAVILRINSPGGTPVQAGYIYDEIKRLRQLYPNIKLYAVISDLGASGGYYIAAAADKIYADKASLVGSIGVISSSFGFTGAMDKMGIERRVFTAGESKAFLDPFSPMKEKDSEFWKSVLGVTHQQFIDRVKQGRGERLQDDSKLFSGLIWSGEQALELGLIDGLGSTGYVAREIIGEENIVDFTPRPSPFEMFANRLGVSIGHTLANYFGVTQVNYR; encoded by the coding sequence ATGAGTAACAACGCTTGGAACGAAGATGAGCGAAAGCAAAGTGATGATGGCCAGGGTCGCCAAGACAAAGAGTGGCGGTTGATTGAAAAGCTACTACTGGATGCGGGTAAAGAACAGCGCCGGGCAAGGCGTTGGGGTATAGCCTTTAAATTGCTAACCTTTATTTATCTGTTCGCCTTGCTGTTTTTGCTGTCACCGAATCTGGATTTGAGTAATGCCGCAAAGATGAGTGAAAGCCACACAGCCTTGATTGACGTTCAGGGCGTCATTGCTGAGGGAGAGTTGGCGGGTGCAGATAATATCGCCAAAGGTCTTCGCGATGCTTTTGAGAACAATAAAACCAAAGCGGTGATTCTACGAATTAACAGTCCTGGAGGCACCCCGGTGCAGGCCGGTTATATTTACGATGAAATAAAACGGTTACGTCAGCTATACCCAAACATTAAACTCTATGCAGTTATCAGCGATTTGGGCGCCTCTGGGGGATATTACATTGCGGCGGCTGCCGATAAAATCTATGCTGATAAAGCAAGTTTGGTTGGGTCGATCGGGGTGATTTCGTCCAGCTTTGGTTTTACCGGTGCGATGGATAAAATGGGCATAGAGCGCAGAGTTTTTACTGCAGGTGAGAGCAAAGCATTTCTCGATCCTTTTTCGCCGATGAAGGAAAAAGATTCTGAGTTTTGGAAAAGTGTTTTGGGCGTTACGCACCAACAGTTTATCGATCGCGTCAAGCAAGGTCGGGGTGAGCGTTTGCAGGATGATTCCAAGTTGTTTAGCGGCTTGATTTGGAGTGGCGAACAGGCGTTAGAGCTAGGCTTAATCGATGGTTTAGGCAGTACCGGCTATGTGGCGCGTGAAATTATTGGTGAAGAAAATATCGTCGATTTTACGCCGAGACCGTCACCCTTCGAGATGTTTGCAAATCGTCTGGGCGTATCGATTGGTCATACGCTGGCTAATTATTTTGGCGTGACTCAGGTTAATTACCGCTAG
- a CDS encoding rubredoxin gives MTLAIKKNLIWVGKKDGDLQHFHGLDYPTNEGFSHNSYLIKEQKIALIDTVWSPYAKEFVENLKRNVALEKIDFIVVNHAEIDRSGALPALMEQIPNTPIYCTANGVEALRGHFHKDWNFQVVKTGDSLDMGNAKQLLFLETPMLHWPDSMMTYLTEDGILFSNDVFGQHYSSKQVFNDLVDPEALYHESMKYYANTLTPFSRVVTDKIQELLDTNLTLKMICPSNGVIWREQPTQIIQRYLKWADNYKENQITLLYDTVRNSTRDMAEAILTGIEEADPEVMVRRFDLAEADREEVLAEIFKSKGILIGSPTVNIGMLPRVAALLEEIVGLRFQGKQAAAFGSYGWSGEAVNKINERLQEAGFTVQQGLQVPWKPTEDALKECQKFGRDIAKLWQDDDPNLIASSKQHTATAKTSSDESGLYKCWACGWVYDPAKGIPEQGIPPGTPWEDVPDDMQCPVCFLNKKGFDPIDSSKAQSCLEDSDDMWD, from the coding sequence ATGACACTTGCAATTAAAAAAAATCTTATTTGGGTTGGCAAAAAGGATGGCGACCTCCAACACTTCCATGGGCTCGACTATCCGACCAACGAGGGATTCAGTCACAATAGCTATCTGATCAAGGAACAAAAAATTGCGTTGATCGATACCGTTTGGTCTCCCTACGCCAAGGAGTTTGTAGAAAACCTAAAACGTAACGTGGCGCTAGAAAAGATAGATTTCATCGTGGTTAATCATGCTGAAATTGATCGTAGCGGAGCCCTCCCCGCATTGATGGAACAAATTCCCAACACCCCTATTTACTGTACGGCTAACGGCGTTGAAGCGCTACGCGGACACTTCCACAAAGATTGGAATTTTCAGGTGGTAAAAACCGGCGACAGTTTGGATATGGGTAACGCTAAACAATTGCTGTTTCTCGAAACACCTATGCTGCACTGGCCAGACAGTATGATGACTTATTTAACTGAGGACGGTATTTTGTTTAGCAATGACGTGTTCGGTCAGCATTATTCCAGCAAGCAGGTGTTTAACGACCTGGTCGACCCGGAAGCCTTGTATCACGAATCCATGAAGTATTACGCCAATACACTCACTCCTTTTAGCCGTGTCGTCACCGATAAAATCCAGGAATTGTTAGATACCAACTTAACACTCAAGATGATTTGCCCTTCTAATGGCGTGATTTGGCGTGAACAGCCAACTCAGATCATTCAGCGTTATTTGAAATGGGCGGATAACTATAAAGAAAACCAAATTACTCTGCTTTACGATACGGTGCGCAACAGCACCCGCGATATGGCTGAAGCTATCTTAACCGGTATTGAAGAAGCAGATCCTGAGGTGATGGTTAGACGCTTTGATCTGGCGGAAGCTGACCGTGAAGAGGTATTAGCCGAGATATTCAAATCGAAAGGCATTTTGATCGGCTCTCCGACGGTTAATATCGGCATGCTGCCACGCGTAGCGGCTCTGCTCGAAGAAATTGTAGGGCTGCGTTTTCAAGGTAAGCAGGCAGCGGCGTTCGGTAGTTATGGCTGGAGCGGTGAAGCCGTCAACAAAATCAACGAACGACTACAAGAAGCGGGTTTTACTGTGCAACAGGGCCTGCAAGTTCCTTGGAAGCCGACGGAAGATGCGCTAAAAGAATGTCAGAAATTTGGTCGTGATATTGCCAAACTATGGCAAGACGATGACCCTAACCTCATTGCGAGTTCCAAACAACACACCGCTACTGCAAAGACATCTTCCGATGAATCGGGGCTATACAAATGCTGGGCCTGCGGTTGGGTATATGACCCAGCCAAAGGCATACCGGAACAGGGTATTCCGCCAGGAACACCATGGGAAGATGTTCCTGATGACATGCAATGCCCTGTTTGCTTTCTTAACAAGAAGGGATTTGATCCCATCGATTCCTCAAAGGCACAAAGTTGCCTTGAGGATTCTGACGATATGTGGGACTAA
- the maf gene encoding septum formation inhibitor Maf translates to MQIILASSSIYRKALLQRLQLNFITANPSVDETPLQNETPMELAARLSLLKAQALAQQYPNALIIGSDQVAVLEGQTLGKPGSSARAEEQLQQVSGKCVEFLTGLCLYQSGDHSYQLDVIPFQVCFRQLSLSQIKQYVALEQPLDCAGSFKWEKLGIALFSKMQGDDVTALEGLPLIRLVDMLAQAGIAVI, encoded by the coding sequence ATGCAAATCATTTTGGCATCAAGTTCAATCTACAGAAAAGCGCTGTTGCAACGACTGCAACTTAACTTCATTACCGCGAATCCTAGCGTCGATGAAACCCCATTGCAAAATGAAACTCCCATGGAATTGGCCGCCCGGCTTTCACTCCTTAAAGCGCAGGCACTGGCGCAACAATATCCCAACGCACTCATTATAGGCAGCGATCAGGTCGCAGTGCTGGAAGGCCAGACTCTGGGCAAGCCCGGCTCCAGTGCGCGTGCTGAAGAACAGTTACAGCAGGTTAGCGGTAAATGCGTCGAATTCCTAACCGGCTTATGCCTTTATCAAAGTGGCGATCACAGCTATCAATTGGATGTTATTCCCTTCCAGGTCTGCTTTCGCCAGCTGAGCCTAAGTCAAATTAAGCAATATGTCGCATTAGAACAACCACTCGATTGTGCAGGCAGTTTTAAATGGGAAAAACTCGGTATTGCGCTGTTCAGCAAAATGCAAGGCGACGATGTCACGGCGCTAGAAGGCTTACCGCTGATTCGTTTAGTCGATATGCTGGCGCAAGCGGGTATTGCGGTAATTTAA
- the nudC gene encoding NAD(+) diphosphatase: MSKMLEHFDLGLNPPLEVTHDFYFVYCGYAILSRTADAKWSPLLESEWQALGVVAQSKHYIGAWHRIACYAIELELETTAPAGYEWISLRHFIRSPDDALFALAGRGVQIIEWHRTHRYCGQCGGELATHSVDRARECNSCKRTFYPRLSPCIIVLVTRGEEVLLARGDRHPEGMYSTLAGFIEPGETAEHAVHREVREEVGIEISNLEYWGSQPWPFPHQLMLGFYAEYKQGELIFEDEEITEASWWHYRELPQHPPETTISGKLIHDYLDRIRRK; the protein is encoded by the coding sequence GTGTCGAAAATGCTAGAGCATTTTGATCTGGGTTTAAACCCCCCGTTAGAAGTTACCCATGATTTTTATTTCGTTTACTGTGGCTACGCTATCCTGAGCCGCACTGCGGATGCTAAGTGGTCGCCACTGTTGGAATCGGAGTGGCAAGCATTAGGTGTTGTTGCGCAATCTAAGCATTATATTGGCGCATGGCATCGCATTGCTTGCTATGCAATCGAACTAGAACTGGAAACAACAGCTCCCGCTGGCTATGAGTGGATCAGCTTGCGTCATTTTATTCGTAGCCCTGATGACGCACTATTTGCGTTAGCTGGGCGGGGTGTGCAAATCATCGAGTGGCATCGTACCCATCGCTATTGCGGACAATGTGGCGGGGAACTGGCAACTCATTCAGTCGATCGAGCCCGTGAGTGCAACAGTTGTAAGCGAACCTTCTACCCGCGCTTGTCGCCCTGCATTATCGTCTTGGTGACGCGTGGGGAGGAAGTACTATTGGCGCGCGGTGACCGCCATCCAGAAGGCATGTATAGCACCTTGGCAGGTTTTATTGAACCGGGTGAAACGGCGGAGCACGCAGTGCATCGGGAAGTGCGCGAAGAGGTAGGTATTGAAATTAGTAACCTTGAATATTGGGGGAGTCAGCCCTGGCCGTTTCCGCATCAATTAATGCTCGGTTTTTATGCTGAATATAAGCAGGGTGAACTTATTTTCGAGGATGAGGAAATTACAGAAGCAAGCTGGTGGCATTATCGGGAATTACCTCAACATCCGCCAGAGACGACGATATCAGGTAAGTTGATCCATGATTATTTAGATCGTATCAGGCGCAAGTAG
- a CDS encoding alpha/beta hydrolase has translation MSVRLRILNRGLRINMEFWQNHRSASPQHIIAREQSISGWVPNKPTRIKAETLLVGEVSVQKITSPTTNNESVLLYFPGGGYVAGSPSTTHRDYIWRLAEAAKSQVWAVDYRKAPEHPFPAALDDAVQVYQKLLKQYKPSNIAVGGDSAGGGLAIALVLKLRDGALPLPSAVSVVSPWTDLTSSGDSIVENAETEVMVPAHLLSAVAKLYAGNFALDNPYVSPLFADFRNFPPTQILVSDAEILLDDSRRLFEKMTAAKVEVSLQVEPNLPHVWPVFARLLPESRKTIVQIGNFLAEHLGG, from the coding sequence ATGAGTGTCAGGCTGCGAATACTCAATCGCGGGTTACGCATTAACATGGAGTTTTGGCAAAACCATCGCTCCGCCTCGCCGCAGCACATTATCGCACGTGAGCAAAGTATCAGTGGTTGGGTACCGAATAAACCCACTCGAATAAAGGCGGAAACGCTACTGGTTGGTGAGGTCTCAGTTCAAAAAATAACATCACCAACAACCAACAACGAATCAGTTTTGCTTTACTTTCCGGGTGGTGGCTATGTGGCGGGTTCTCCCAGTACGACGCATCGAGACTATATTTGGCGTCTCGCTGAAGCAGCGAAATCTCAGGTATGGGCGGTAGATTACCGTAAAGCACCTGAACACCCATTTCCTGCGGCACTGGACGATGCCGTCCAGGTTTACCAAAAGTTGCTTAAGCAATATAAGCCAAGCAATATTGCCGTCGGCGGAGATTCCGCAGGAGGTGGGTTAGCTATTGCTCTCGTGTTGAAGCTCAGGGACGGTGCTCTGCCTTTACCCTCTGCCGTATCGGTGGTTTCTCCCTGGACTGATTTAACCAGTAGTGGCGATTCGATAGTTGAAAACGCTGAAACGGAGGTGATGGTGCCAGCGCATCTGTTATCGGCTGTCGCCAAACTTTATGCGGGAAACTTCGCGCTGGACAATCCCTATGTCTCCCCACTCTTTGCTGATTTCCGTAATTTTCCTCCCACCCAAATTCTGGTCAGTGACGCTGAAATATTGTTGGATGATTCGCGCCGATTATTTGAAAAAATGACTGCAGCCAAGGTAGAAGTCAGTTTGCAGGTTGAACCGAATCTGCCGCACGTCTGGCCAGTATTTGCCCGTTTGCTGCCGGAAAGCCGTAAAACCATTGTGCAGATAGGTAACTTTTTGGCAGAGCATTTAGGTGGCTAG
- the amrS gene encoding AmmeMemoRadiSam system radical SAM enzyme, whose protein sequence is MTTPAPISTQYWHRLEDERIQCDVCPRYCKLHEGQRGLCFVRGREDDQIKLFSYGRSSGFCVDPIEKKPLNHFFPGTSVLSFGTAGCNLACKFCQNWDMSKSREMDTLADQASPEQLATTAKKLGCKSIAFTYNDPVIFLEYAVDVAAACHALDIQAVAVSAGYVCKEPRQQFFQQMDAANIDLKAFTDRFYNKICGAHLAPVLDTLQYLKHETDVWFELTTLLIPDENDSNREIDDMTAWVVENLGSDVPMHFSAFHPDWKMRDKLATPAATLQRAREIAMANGVRYAYTGNVHDQDGGSTYCHQCGTRLIERDWYRLGEWNLDGQGHCRNCATPLAGRFCGAPGSWGAQRMPVRMMN, encoded by the coding sequence ATGACTACACCCGCCCCCATCAGCACCCAGTACTGGCACCGTTTGGAAGACGAGCGGATCCAATGTGATGTCTGCCCGCGTTACTGTAAATTACACGAAGGCCAACGTGGGCTTTGTTTTGTTCGTGGCCGTGAAGATGACCAGATTAAGCTATTCAGCTATGGTCGCTCCAGTGGTTTTTGCGTCGACCCGATTGAAAAAAAGCCGCTTAACCACTTTTTTCCCGGCACATCTGTTCTCTCCTTCGGCACCGCTGGTTGTAACCTGGCCTGCAAATTTTGTCAGAACTGGGATATGAGCAAATCTCGCGAAATGGACACCTTGGCGGATCAAGCCAGCCCAGAACAGCTAGCCACTACCGCAAAAAAGCTGGGCTGCAAAAGCATCGCCTTTACCTACAACGATCCTGTCATTTTCCTCGAATATGCCGTCGATGTCGCCGCAGCCTGCCATGCTCTGGATATTCAAGCCGTGGCCGTGTCCGCTGGTTATGTCTGTAAAGAACCGAGGCAACAGTTTTTTCAACAGATGGACGCTGCAAATATTGATTTAAAAGCGTTTACTGATCGCTTTTACAATAAAATTTGTGGTGCTCACCTCGCCCCGGTTTTAGATACGCTGCAATATCTAAAACATGAAACCGACGTTTGGTTTGAACTCACCACTCTGCTGATCCCCGACGAAAACGATTCCAATCGAGAAATCGATGACATGACCGCCTGGGTAGTAGAAAACTTAGGGTCGGATGTGCCAATGCACTTTAGTGCCTTTCATCCAGACTGGAAGATGCGGGATAAGTTGGCGACACCTGCCGCGACATTACAGCGTGCTCGTGAAATAGCCATGGCCAACGGCGTGCGCTACGCCTATACCGGCAACGTGCATGACCAGGACGGTGGCAGCACCTATTGCCATCAGTGCGGGACTAGGCTGATTGAACGCGACTGGTATCGACTGGGTGAATGGAACCTTGATGGTCAGGGCCATTGTCGAAATTGCGCTACACCTCTCGCCGGTCGTTTTTGCGGTGCTCCAGGCAGCTGGGGCGCGCAACGCATGCCCGTCAGAATGATGAATTGA